In Aegilops tauschii subsp. strangulata cultivar AL8/78 chromosome 3, Aet v6.0, whole genome shotgun sequence, one genomic interval encodes:
- the LOC141042271 gene encoding uncharacterized protein: MTNLVRWLFSTTRFTTFYFFLCIKFPLIYNFILLSICIFLFLCRFILCLIPICNLFSSCFVGSSFLITLPPEIQDPQALAHLAGLNFYLSLYEQDPGWVTFIQNELNHNTPLEDIPGRLKLFLMEEKLSSMRQDVIQEFVALYQRVGPYLSIEPYLVDEALRSYLDHIHATDSFTVLQASYQDLRENEGGSVFFRNAVSHNRDLLEAESSARRCLEVEQRIRWEEIPKSKASLERAEHEHALDLFKSEDLRRELEKKERGSSVILILFSSSPWAPLSFLFQPPGPSLIRKVFISQIKNDKYGSMALLY; encoded by the coding sequence ATGACAAATCTGGTTCGATGGCTCTTCTCCACTACCCGCTTTACTACTTTCTATTTTTTCTTATGTATTAAGTTTCCCTTAATATATAATTTTATATTACTTTCGATTTGTatatttttattcctttgccGTTTTATATTATGCCTAATACCAATTTGCAATCTTTTTAGTTCGTGCTTCGTCGGCTCCTCCTTTCTGATCACTCTCCCGCCGGAGATTCAAGACCCCCAGGCTCTAGCTCATTTAGCAGGGCTAAACTTCTATCTGAGTCTTTACGAGCAGGATCCGGGATGGGTTACGTTCATTCAGAACGAGCTTAATCACAATACCCCCCTGGAAGACATACCTGGGCGGCTTAAGCTCTTCCTAATGGAAGAAAAGCTCTCTTCTATGCGACAAGATGTCATTCAGGAATTTGTGGCGCTTTATCAAAGAGTAGGGCCTTATCTATCGATCGAGCCCTACTTGGTCGATGAAGCGCTTCGTTCCTATCTGGACCATATTCACGCAACTGATTCTTTCACTGTTCTCCAAGCGTCTTATCAAGATCTGCGGGAGAATGAGGGAGGATCCGTTTTCTTTCGAAATGCTGTTTCCCACAACCGGGATCTCCTTGAGGCGGAAAGCTCCGCAAGGAGGTGCCTGGAAGTGGAACAGAGGATCCGGTGGGAAGAAATCCCCAAGAGCAAGGCAAGTCTCGAAAGAGCTGAGCACGAGCATGCTCTCGACTTGTTTAAGTCGGAGGATCTTAGAAGGGAATTAGAAAAAAAAGAGCGGGGTAGCTCAGTAATTCTGATTCTTTTCTCTTCCAGCCCCTGGGCCCCTCTTTCTTTTCTCTTCCAGCCCCCCGGCCCCTCTTTGATAAGGAAAGTTTTCATTTCTCAAATAAAAAATGACAAATATGGTTCGATGGCTCTTCTCTACTAA